A region of the Sodalis ligni genome:
TTGCGCTGGACTGCACGCGGCCACCAGAAAGCACACCACCAATAAGAAGAAATAGCGCACGTCGTTCATCCCAAACGAAGGAGACCAAAAAATAACCACACAAATGTGTGGTTATCGAGTAATTATATTTTATCGGGTTGAAGTGGTGGTTCCGGTTCCGGTTGTTCCACCGCCACCGCCGTTATCACCGTTGTCATCGTTGTGGGAACTGATCAGCGCAGCACCCGCTATCAATGCCACCGCACCGACACCGATTGCCGTCGCGGCACCCGCGCCCAAACCTGAAGCGGCGGCCGTACTGCCCGTGGTGCCGTTGGAAGTGGTGGTGGTAGGTGCAGCCGCTATCGCGTAGGAACCACTAGCCATCAGCATCGCAGCTATTACAACATTAAACAGTTTTTTCATATTTATTACCTTAGACTCTTGAGGATGATGACTATAAAGCACTGGAATGTTGATTTGCCTTATATAAGCATCATAAAGCAATATAATGCAATAAAATATATCTTGCATTCATCCCTGTGAATCAGGGGCTAAAAAATGGCATTCAAAAGTCTCCGGTGGCTTAAACCAGTGACTTCCGCTATTTGATCGAAAATTTGTAAGATTAAACGCTAATATAGGCGAGGAATAGACAGATTATTCAATGCTATGAAGCTTTCATGACAATAATAAATCAGAAAATTCTCACGGCTTTATAGCGGCTGCCAGGGTAAATAGCAACGAGATTATAACAGCCTATCCGCTTGAAGTAACATGCTTTTAAATTTTATGGCTCTTTTCAGCCAAGTCGCATATAAAAATTGTTAAAAGCCTTTTACCGGTTTTTAGGATTAACCTTACTCTTATCAAAAAGTTAATTATAAACAAGCGGATACCATAAGCGGCAACGCTCGGGGCCATAACGGCAGCCACTCCTTGGCTGCCCGTTCGGTCTGTAGCGTAATCAGCGGCGCCAGGCTTTGAAACGATTTATCAATCCGTTGGTTGAGCTGTCGTGGCTGGTGACATGGTCGTCAGCGGCTAATTCCGGCAGGATCCGGCTCGCCAACTGTTTACCCAGTTCTACGCCCCATTGGTCGAACGTGTAGATGTTCATGATGACGCCCTGGGTGAAAATTTTGTGTTCATACAATGCAATCAAAGCACCCAGGCTGTAGGGGGTGATCTCTTTGAGCAAAATGGAATTGGTGGGGCGATTGCCCTCAAACACCTTAAACGGCGCCACATGGGTCACCTGTTCCGGCGTTTTACCCGCTGCGGCGAATTCATCTTCCACCACCTGGAGTGATTTGCCGAATGCCAGGGCTTCCGTTTGCGCAAAGAAATTCGACAGCAGCTTAGCGTGATGATCGCTTAGGGGATTATGGCTGATTGCCGGCGCAATAAAATCACAAGGTACGATTTTGGTGCCCTGATGAATCAGCTGATAAAAAGCGTGCTGGCCGTTGGTGCCGGGTTCACCCCAGATAATCGGCCCGGTTTGATAGGTGACCGGCTGCCCGTTGCGATCGACATATTTGCCGTTGGATTCCATATTGCCCTGCTGGAAATAGGCGGCAAACCGGTGCATATATTGATCGTAAGGCAGGATGGCTTCGGTTTCGGTACCGTAGAAATTGTTATACCACAGGCCGATAAGCGCCAGCAGCACCGGCAGGTTTTGTTCAGCGGGCGTTTGTGCGAAATGACGGTCCATGGCGTGGGCGCCGCTGAGCAGCTGTTCAAAATTATCGAACCCCACGGACAGGGCAATGGAAAGGCCGATGGCAGACCATAACGAGTAGCGTCCCCCCACCCAATCCCAAAATTCGAACATATTGTCAGTATCGATACCGAACTCGCTTACCGCCTTGCCGTTGGTAGAGAGGGCGGCAAAATGCTTGGCGACGTGTTTCTCATCCCCCGCGGCGGCCAGGAACCAGTCCCGGGCGCTGTGGGCGTTGGTCATGGTTTCCTGGGTGGTGAAGGTTTTGGAGGCCACCAGGAACAGCGTTGTGGCGGGATCGAGATGTTTGACCGTTTCGGCGATATGGGTTCCGTCAACGTTAGAGACGTAATGCATGCTCAGGTGATTTTTAAAAGGCCGCAACGCTTCGGTGGCCATATAAGGCCCGAGATCCGAACCGCCGATACCGATATTCACCACGTCGGTAATAGGTTTACCGGTATAGCCCAGCCATGCGCCGCTGATTACCCGTTCGCAAAACTGTTTCATTTTGGCCAGTACCGCATTGACGTCCGGCATGACGTCTTTACCGTCCACAATAATCGGCGTATTGCTGCGGTTGCGCAGCGCCACATGCAATACCGCGCGATCTTCGGTACGGTTGATTTTTTCGCCGGAGAACATGGACTTGATGGCCCCGGAGAGATCGCACTCTTTAGCCAGGTCCTGTAATTTCGCCAACGTCTCGCCGGTTATCCGGTTCTTGGAGAAGTCCACCAGCATCTGGTCGTCAAAAGTGGCGGAGAATTTGCTGAAACGATCGCTGTCCTGGGCAAACAGATCGCTTATCTTCACGTTTTTCATCTGATCATAATGCTGTTGCAGCGCTTTCCAGGCCGCCGTGTGGATAGGGTTAATATTTTTCATAGCAACGCTCTTCTTGAGAATTAAAAAGATCCGATAACGGTGATTGTATCGCTAAGGACTCGGCTTGCGATGCCTTTTATTGCGATATACCCGCCATGCTTCACGTTGCAGGCGCGTGCCGCCTTCCCGCAACTCGAATTAATTTGGATAGTTACAACCACCGGCAAAAACGATCGCGCCATGGCCTCGCGAGGCGGGCGCCTGTATTTCAGAGTAACAGAGTCGAACGGATTTGCGCTATCGCCATGACTTGCGGGCAAATTGAATATCCCCTTACGCTGCTCGTTGACAGGAACAAAATTACCCGCTATTTGTAGTGGCCTAGTTGCGCATCCAATACCTTGAATAATTGGAGTTGCAGGAAGGCGGCACGCACCTGCAACTTGAAGCATGACGGGTATATGCGTGAACCAGAAGAGGCGCGCCGCCCAGGCAAGGTTCCGGAGGATCCGTTTTCCGTTGAAAGAACCCGAGGGGGAGCGGCGCCGAGGTGGCGGTGAATGCACGGAATTTCCGCTACCGACCGCATGGGCTGAATCCCCTGGGTTGTCACCCGCATATTCGCCGTTGGGCGATAGGCACGGTGGGGCGCTTCTGGGCGTATCGTAGTTCATCTACGTCTGCTCCCTGTTCTACGCTCTTAACACGTGCCGGCATTATTTAAACGTTGTCATCACGGATATGGATGACAGCTTGATACGAGGCAGCAAGAGCATGGCAGAAACAGCATTACACCCCCTAATCGTGGCAAAATTCGGCGGTACCAGCGTCGCTGATTTCGACGCCATGAATCGCAGCGCGGATATCGTCCTGTCCAATCCCTCGGTTCGTCTGGTGGTATTGTCCGCCTCCGCGGGCGTCACCAATTTACTGGTGGCGCTGGCGGAAGGGAATGAGCCGGAAAGGCGCGCCTTCCATCTCGATGAAATTCGCCGAATTCAATACGCCATTATCGATCGCCTGGCGGAATCACAGGTCATCCGCGAAGAAATCGATCGCATGCTCGATAATATCGCCATGCTTTCCGAAGCGGCGGGGCTGGCGACCTCTCACGCCCTGACCGATGAGCTGGTGAGTCACGGCGAGCTCATGTCCACCCTGCTGTTTGTGGAGATACTGCGCCAGCGCCAGGTGGCGGCGGAGTGGTTCGATGTGCGCAAGATTATGCGCACCAACGATCGTTTCGGCCATGCCGAACCGGATATCGGCACGTTGAAGGAGCTGACCCGGAATCTGCTGTTGCCGCGGCTTTCCTTGTCGCTTACCGTTACCCAGGGTTTTATCGGCAGCGAGGCCAAGGGACGCACCACGACGCTTGGGCGGGGCGGCAGCGACTACACCGCCGCGCTGCTTGGCGAAGCGCTGCATGCATCGCGAATCGATATCTGGACCGACGTGCCGGGTATCTACACCACCGACCCGCGCGTGGTGCCGGAAGCGCGGCGGATTGATGAAATCAGCTTTGAGGAAGCGGCGGAGATGGCCACGTTCGGCGCCAAAATCCTCCATCCCGCTACGCTGTTGCCGGCGGTGCGCAGCGATATCCCGGTGTTTGTCGGCTCCAGTAAGGACCCCCATATCGGCGGCACGCTGGTGTGCAACAAAACCGCCAATCCTCCGCTGTTCCGCGCCATCGCCCTGCGCCGCCGGCAAACACTGTTGACGCTGCACAGCCTCAACATGCTGCAGGCCCGGGGCTTTTTGGCGGAAGTTTTCAATATTCTGGCCCGCCACTACATCTCCGTGGATTTGATTACCACCTCGGAGGTGAGCGTGGCGCTGACCATGGATACCACCGGCTCTACCTCCACCAGCGCCAGCCTGTTGACCACCTCGCTGCTTACGGAGCTTTCGTCCCTGTGCCGGGTGGAGGTGGAAGAAAATCTGGCGCTGATCGCGCTGATCGGCAATAAGCTTTCCCAAGCCTGCGGGGTGGGCAAAGACGTGTTCGGCGTACTGGACCCGTTTAATATCCGGCTGATTTGCTACGGCGCCAGCAGCCATAATCTGTGCCTGCTGGTACCCGGACAGGACGCCGAACAGGTGGTGAAAACCCTGCATCATAACCTGTTCGGGTAATGCTTAGACAATTTTTGGTGTTTTGCGGCGATCGTCCAGGTCGTCCGCGTCCTCTTCTTCCAGTTCCAGCGCATTGTAGGCCACCGAGCAGAACAGCGAGTTGACGCGCTTCATGTCTCCCAGCAACCCCAAATGAAGGGAACTGGTTTCCAGGCTCTGGACGTTTTGCTGATGCAGCCGGTCCACATGGGCGTGGGCATAGCGGCGATCGGTGATGCGAAACCGGTGTTTTGCCCGCCGCAGACGCCGCGCGCTGGTGATATCCCCCGACAGGAACACCGACAGGCCCAGGCGCAGATTGGATACCAGCTGTTCATGGAGGGTATCCAGTTCCTGTAGCCCTTCCGGGGAAAATGCCCGGCGGGTTGCCAGGGACTTGGCGGCAATATCGCCGGTCATGCGTTCGATGATGTCCCCGGCCTGTTCCAGGTTCAGGGCCATCTCGATGATTTCCGCCCAGCGGCGGGAATCCGGCTCATCCAAATCCTCTTTCGGCATTTGCGCCAGATAAAGCTTGATGGCGGTATAAAGCACATCCACATCATCATCCAGCCGGCGTACTTCACGATCCTTGTTCGGCTGGCCGTGCAGCACCTCATGATGCAGCAGCAGCATACTCTCCACCACATCCCCCATGCGCAGGGTTTCGCGGGAAGCGTTGGCCAATGCCAGCGCCGGGGTATCCAGCGCGCTCACGTCCAAATGGCGGGGCCGAACCCCGAGTTCGCTGGCCGGCGTATCCCCTATCCATTGCGTACAGAGACGGGCCATCGGGCCGGCAAAAGGCACCAGGACAAGGCAGCGGATCAGGTTATAGAAAACATGGAAATAAATCACCAGCTCGGCGGCGCTCACCGGCAGGCGGTCCAGCAGATCGGCCAGTAAAGAAATAACCGGTAAAACCACCACGCAGCCGATCAATTTGAACAACAGGCTGCCGAGGGCCACCCGCTTGCCTTCGGCATTTTGCCCGCTGGCGTTAATCATCGCCAGGATGCCGCTGCCGAGATTGGCGCCAATCACCAGGCACAGGGCGACTTTAAAAGAGATAACATCGGTGGCGGTGAGCGTGGCGGTGAGCAATACCGCCGCCAGGCTGGAGTAACTGATAATGGCGAACAGGGCGCCGGTGAGGGAATCCAGCACCACATCCCCGGTCAGGGAGGAGAACAGGACTTTAACGCCGTTGGCCTGGGTGATAGGGGCCGCGGCGGCTACAATCAGCTCCAGGGCCAGCAGGATCAGGCCCAGGCCGATAAACACTCTGCCTATCTGGCCGATTCGCGCTTGCTTGCGGCCGAGAAACAGGCAGACGCCGATAAAAATCAGCAGTGGCGAAAGCCAGGATAAATCAAAGGTCAGCACCCTGGCCATCAAGGCAGTGCCCACATCCGCCCCGAGGATAATCACCAAGGCAGGGGTTAGGGCCACCAACCCCTGGGACACAAAGGAGGTCACCAGCATTGCCGTGGCGTTGCTGCTTTGCACCAGCGCGGTAACGCCGATACCCGCCATAAACGCCATGGGCTTTTTTTCTACGCTGCTACTCAGCACCTGGCGTAAACGGGCGCCGTATACACGCATAATCCCGGTACGGACAATGTGAGTGCCCCATACCAGTAATGCCACCGCGGAAAGCAGATGCAACAAAGTCAGCACGCGTATCAAAACTCCTTAATTACCAGCGGTGAATCGGCCACCCGGCCCCTTGGGCATGCCGCAGCAGGACGCTATCCGGATTAACGGCATGGGGATAGCCGACCTGAATCAGTAATGGCAAATCGTTACTGGAATCGGAGTAGAAACTCGCCTCGGCCAATACCGATAAATCTCCCCCCAACAGCGACGACAAACGAGCCACCTTTCCTTCCCGATAGGTTAATATGCCTGTGGTCTCACCGGTATAGGAATCGTCCAGCACTTCAAGCTTAATGGATAATGTTTCACTGATGCCGAAATGCTGCGCAATGGGCGTCACCAGGTGTTCACCGGAGGCGGAAATGACGATAACCCTATCCCCACGGGCCCGATGGGCATCAACACAGCGGCTGGCCTCTTCACGGATGGCCGGAACAATCACGCTCTCGATAAACCGGTTCACATGGTGCCTTACTTCGCCGGTTGAACGGCCGATTAACGGCTGCAGGGTAAAGGACATATACTCATCCATGGAAAGTGTCCCCTGGGCATATTGCCGCATCAGCGTCTGCTCCCGCCGGACAAAGGCGCTGCCCTCCGTCCACCCCAATTCGCACATATAACGACTCCACAAGCTGGCGCAATCGCCATTGATGAGAGTTTCATCCAGATCGAATAACGCCAGCCTCATGCCACCTCACATAATGTCGCTATATCTAACTGTAGACCAATCTGCACATCATTAGGATGGAGATCGGCCACCGAACGGTTCAAAACATCTACAAGCAGTTCAATGCCTTGCGTTTCCACACGATAACGGATCACATTCCCCAGCAGGCTGTGGCTGAGGATGCGTCCCTCAATGCCCTGGCCGACCGGAACCAGGGTAATGGACTCGGGCCGGACGGCCACTTGTCCCTGCCAGGAACGTCCAGTCAGCAACGCGGCCTGCTGCGGGCTCAGTACATTGTAACTGCCGATAAACCCGGCGGCGAAGGCATTCACCGGCCGGGTATAAAGCATCTCCGCACTGCCGTTCTGCACGATTTTACCTTTATTCATCAACACCACCCGGTCGGACAGGGTCAGGGCCTCTTCCTGATCGTGGGTGACGAATATCGCGGTCAAGCGCAGCTCTTGCTGAATACGGCGGATTTGATCCCGCAAATGTTTACGAATACGGGCATCCAACGCCGAGAGCGGCTCGTCCAGCAACAGCAGCCGCGGCCGGGTCACCAGCGAGCGCGCCAGCGCTACCCGCTGGCACTGCCCGCCGGAAAGCTGGTGCGGATAGCGGTGGGCGAATTCCTGTAATTCCACCAATGCCAGCACCTCTTCCACCCGCCGGCGGATCTCGGCGGACTGCAATTTCTGCATTTTCAGGCCGAAGGACACATTGCCGTCCACAGTCATATTCGGGAACAGGGCATAACTCTGAAATACCATGCCGATGCCCCGCTGCTGCGGCGCCAGCGGCACCAGGTCTTCTCCCTGCAGAACGATTTGCCCGCTGTCCACCGAGGTCAGCCCCGCCAGGCAGCGCAAGAGCGTGGATTTT
Encoded here:
- the pgi gene encoding glucose-6-phosphate isomerase; its protein translation is MKNINPIHTAAWKALQQHYDQMKNVKISDLFAQDSDRFSKFSATFDDQMLVDFSKNRITGETLAKLQDLAKECDLSGAIKSMFSGEKINRTEDRAVLHVALRNRSNTPIIVDGKDVMPDVNAVLAKMKQFCERVISGAWLGYTGKPITDVVNIGIGGSDLGPYMATEALRPFKNHLSMHYVSNVDGTHIAETVKHLDPATTLFLVASKTFTTQETMTNAHSARDWFLAAAGDEKHVAKHFAALSTNGKAVSEFGIDTDNMFEFWDWVGGRYSLWSAIGLSIALSVGFDNFEQLLSGAHAMDRHFAQTPAEQNLPVLLALIGLWYNNFYGTETEAILPYDQYMHRFAAYFQQGNMESNGKYVDRNGQPVTYQTGPIIWGEPGTNGQHAFYQLIHQGTKIVPCDFIAPAISHNPLSDHHAKLLSNFFAQTEALAFGKSLQVVEDEFAAAGKTPEQVTHVAPFKVFEGNRPTNSILLKEITPYSLGALIALYEHKIFTQGVIMNIYTFDQWGVELGKQLASRILPELAADDHVTSHDSSTNGLINRFKAWRR
- the lysC gene encoding lysine-sensitive aspartokinase 3, with the protein product MAETALHPLIVAKFGGTSVADFDAMNRSADIVLSNPSVRLVVLSASAGVTNLLVALAEGNEPERRAFHLDEIRRIQYAIIDRLAESQVIREEIDRMLDNIAMLSEAAGLATSHALTDELVSHGELMSTLLFVEILRQRQVAAEWFDVRKIMRTNDRFGHAEPDIGTLKELTRNLLLPRLSLSLTVTQGFIGSEAKGRTTTLGRGGSDYTAALLGEALHASRIDIWTDVPGIYTTDPRVVPEARRIDEISFEEAAEMATFGAKILHPATLLPAVRSDIPVFVGSSKDPHIGGTLVCNKTANPPLFRAIALRRRQTLLTLHSLNMLQARGFLAEVFNILARHYISVDLITTSEVSVALTMDTTGSTSTSASLLTTSLLTELSSLCRVEVEENLALIALIGNKLSQACGVGKDVFGVLDPFNIRLICYGASSHNLCLLVPGQDAEQVVKTLHHNLFG
- a CDS encoding Na/Pi cotransporter family protein, translating into MLTLLHLLSAVALLVWGTHIVRTGIMRVYGARLRQVLSSSVEKKPMAFMAGIGVTALVQSSNATAMLVTSFVSQGLVALTPALVIILGADVGTALMARVLTFDLSWLSPLLIFIGVCLFLGRKQARIGQIGRVFIGLGLILLALELIVAAAAPITQANGVKVLFSSLTGDVVLDSLTGALFAIISYSSLAAVLLTATLTATDVISFKVALCLVIGANLGSGILAMINASGQNAEGKRVALGSLLFKLIGCVVVLPVISLLADLLDRLPVSAAELVIYFHVFYNLIRCLVLVPFAGPMARLCTQWIGDTPASELGVRPRHLDVSALDTPALALANASRETLRMGDVVESMLLLHHEVLHGQPNKDREVRRLDDDVDVLYTAIKLYLAQMPKEDLDEPDSRRWAEIIEMALNLEQAGDIIERMTGDIAAKSLATRRAFSPEGLQELDTLHEQLVSNLRLGLSVFLSGDITSARRLRRAKHRFRITDRRYAHAHVDRLHQQNVQSLETSSLHLGLLGDMKRVNSLFCSVAYNALELEEEDADDLDDRRKTPKIV
- a CDS encoding HAD family hydrolase, whose product is MRLALFDLDETLINGDCASLWSRYMCELGWTEGSAFVRREQTLMRQYAQGTLSMDEYMSFTLQPLIGRSTGEVRHHVNRFIESVIVPAIREEASRCVDAHRARGDRVIVISASGEHLVTPIAQHFGISETLSIKLEVLDDSYTGETTGILTYREGKVARLSSLLGGDLSVLAEASFYSDSSNDLPLLIQVGYPHAVNPDSVLLRHAQGAGWPIHRW
- a CDS encoding ABC transporter ATP-binding protein — translated: MSYLAVKQLNKHYGPTQVFENIDFSADEGEFVTLLGPSGCGKSTLLRCLAGLTSVDSGQIVLQGEDLVPLAPQQRGIGMVFQSYALFPNMTVDGNVSFGLKMQKLQSAEIRRRVEEVLALVELQEFAHRYPHQLSGGQCQRVALARSLVTRPRLLLLDEPLSALDARIRKHLRDQIRRIQQELRLTAIFVTHDQEEALTLSDRVVLMNKGKIVQNGSAEMLYTRPVNAFAAGFIGSYNVLSPQQAALLTGRSWQGQVAVRPESITLVPVGQGIEGRILSHSLLGNVIRYRVETQGIELLVDVLNRSVADLHPNDVQIGLQLDIATLCEVA